In Oryzias latipes chromosome 6, ASM223467v1, the sequence TgtcctgcaaaaagaaaaccacttcCAAACAAAAACCATATACTTGACAGCTCAGTTCAAGGCAACGTGggtttgaattttctttattttaaaaaaagatcataaaaaccGAAGTCAACAAAAGATATTGaagaataacaataaaatgtatatatagtTTTGCTTTCATTGATACAGCAAACATAGATGCTTCATTCTTAAGGACGCTCAATATATTTTGGTTTCTAATCTTTTGTCACCCCAGCTGCCTGACGTTATCATAAATGAGACtctctttataaaaataatcacatttacagaattcacttttatttgtttgggAACTACAACAAAGTTTTGATCTGagtataaaaaatgaaatatttttgaacCCAAAGGTCCTTCCAACATCTTATCAATTATCTTAAGgtgttttatttgcttttcttgATTAAATTATTGTATGGCATTCAATATATGGCAGCGATGAAACGCAATATTATAGCATTGAAAATTTGAGCCTATCTGAACTTATGAAGCAGATATCAGGTGTGTGATGCATCCTTTGACTTTGTTGCTTTTGAACTACGAAAAAGTCTTTTTTCCGACATTAGAAAACATCCCTTGCGTTTTTCAGCACAGTGTAAAATAGTGCACATCTGGAAATactgcttttctttgtaaagACTGAAACATCTGCAGCCTCTGAAAGCTTATTTTAGGTTCAGGATTTTGGTGCTTCATGGCTTATTTCTTCTTCTCACAGTTTATCCGACATGAAGTCCATCTCAAAAGTCTCatgtgactgtttttttttctcctccgtcATGCTCCGCCTCAGAGTGAGTCAGTGCGTCTCCTGGCAAATACCGCAGACATACTTTTCACTATGCCCTTGAACCTCAGAGGCCTCTTGGAGGTCAGCTTTGTGTCCTTGATCCTGTCCATCAGGCCGTGAAACGCTGAGAGCACGCCGTGGTAGTTCTCTGCTGCTGACACCTCGTAGAAAAGGCAGTCTGTGCTGAGAGCCAGCAGTTGGCCCTCCTCGGCCAGCACTGTCCGTCTGTGGTGCAGGTCCCTTTTGTTGCCTACGATCACTACGGGGGGCTTCTCTGCACCGTGGTGGTGTTTGGTGGACCTGATGTTCTGGATGAGCCGGCTGGCGGTGTTGAAGCTGGCCCTGTCGCAGATGCTGTAGACCAGAACGAAGCCGTCCGCCCACTGGACCTTCTTATGGAAGAGGGATGTTTCTCTGGACAAATCCTGTCAAATTgtgcaacaacacaaaaaaaacattattttaatgttttcatgtattttaagccagaaaatttaaaaaacataaaaatttcTGGCTTATGTTTCTCCCACATGCCCTCCCTACAATTAAACTTTAGTGGAAACTAttatagtttattaaaaatatactaATAATTCAGCAAAATGTAGGTGGGACAGATTTAATAGAGTCTTTATACCTCAGAAAATGGTGAATCCCAAATATTTAGAGTGATTTCCTTCCCTTCTGACATAAAACTGTGGCTGTAGATCGActctggaaaaaaggaaaaaagatttgtttaatACAAGTTTTACATGGTAAAGAAAAGGAACAAATAGAAGAATGTCTTACCTATGTCTCCATATTCTCCTATGAATCTACGGGTTAAGAGGCGCACTGTGagtgctggaaaaaaaacatctttatgtttctaatctaaaataaaacataaacttgacatttttaaaacaataaaagtccTCACCTGATTTTCCGACGCTCTCTGTGCCCAAAACAACAACGTTGGCTTCCATTTTTGGGTTGGAGGCTTCTGTAGCTCCTGTCATctctgtgaggaagaggaggctgctgctgtgtgtctgctgctgctgctgctgaaggcaGCCCTTAAAGActgaagggggcggggccaacAAATGATCACATTTTAATCAGGTCTACTTCAcaaatgttgctgctgcagcaaaCGATGAAAGTCCAACTCCTCTTTTTTAaccatgttcttgtttttcttacaGGAAGTGCTGCCACCTACAGCTAATCGGCTTCCTCTGCAGTTCTTCAGctctaaaaataaattcagaGCTTTATGACTGCTTTGAAAAACATtagtatttttgcttttaaataagaatactattttttaaaaaacattacatcACGTCACCTACAAAGAACTATCATAACATCAATAAATTCACAACATTTgaggaaaattttaaaaatgtgttcattaacatttttaaagagaaaaaaatcaacgaTGACAAACAAGTAAACTCAGCAATTctttaaggataaaaaataacaaaatggtAAATCTAACAGTCTTCATCTCATTTAACCCATTACATTTTAGATAGGAATATATTTACATCATTGTTTTTATGCaccctcaatttttttttctttgttaaagaTACACAACACTTTAGTCTCTACTCTTTTAGAGGAAATGATGAattgttataaatgttttataacTGCTGAGTTACAAACAAACTGCAACGTTTGTGTCTGCCTCTAagattttgacacaaaaaaaatcgaCATACCTGAATCGTTCCATCTGCATTGATTCATTCTTTGGGGTCATACATTTTAGCAGAGATATTACGGTGATTTACACAAAGATATATTTGTGTGCAATGAAAATGTGACCATGATATTATGTATCCTTAAATGgcacaaatgttacaaacaaaataaaactaataattATACTAATTCGTCCTGTTGCAGCTGCCTAAAAGTGCTTGATTTTCATCATAAACCTGTTAAAGTAAAAGTATAACATGTAGTGATGCAAAACTACTCCTAGTACAGATTTTAAAGAAGtgtactttgttttatttgagtaATAATTGGTTATTTAGTATTTCATCCAGATTAGATCGTTTTTTTATTGCTATCACGTTAAAGGGTAATATTGATTTAACCtacaataaatacataaataaataatagtttaaattacatgaaagtagatacatttttaagtttctcttctctgatttatttgttaattaTAGCGGTAAACTAATTGTATTACTCACAGTTACACACTTAGTTACAActaacagaaaagaaagaaaaataaacactaTATTCACTAACAGAACAAAAGGGATACTTGAGTATTATTGAGACAAGAGCCTTCATTAGGTAGGTGAAATCTCTGTATTCATTAGACTTGGAAAAAACGTGAAACACAGTGACATTTGTTgcactttttgctgttttctggcCCTCTCCTCTCACTCAAACACCGAATCTACAGTAAACAGCCCTTCAAAGGCTGTTTTTACTGCCTCCGTAAAACCTGACACTATTTTGAGGTGTTTTTCTCAACGTTCTTGTCTAAATTTTTCTATATTTCATGGGCGCAAAAGCATCTTTTCGTAGTGTTTCGAAGTTCAAGTTCATTTGGGTTCAAACATGTTGAACCCAAAttaaccacaagggggcagtaGTGTGGAGCAGAAATCATCCACAGCAGACTTACTTGGTCTGCTTCCTGTCGTCAGAAAAGGCGCGGAGATGATttaatctgattggttgacagaATAGAAAGGTTGCTTGTAATTGGTGGTTTATTTAACACCCACCCAGATGGAGGTTCGGGTTgtatttctttctcattttgatATTAGAGTTTTAAACAGGATTTTAGATGATCCTCAAACgtattttacagctttaaattTTAGTTTACAGTTTAAATCTAGTTTACATGATGGTGTGGTGAAAGCCTtgtttattgctaaaaatgtgtTGCTACAAAGTGGATCatagaaattatatttttatagaCCCAAGTGGGCTTAAATAGGTTCAGTATTTTATTTACACCTGTCTAAAGGTATATTATCCTGGTTTCTAATCATATTTCACCTCTGGAAAAAAATTTATGCAATGAAGCAAACTTCTTCATTATGGAGCCAAAATGAAGAAGCTTCCTTATCTCCAATTAATCACCATGAGAGGTGTGAGTACATGGACATGCCTTATCATGAATAATAACCCTCACCAAATGCTCTAAATGATGATCTAAGACAACATGTTTGGACCTCACAAACCTCAGAATATGAATCACACTTATTCATTTGGGCAAAACTAACCCCAAATGAATGTCTATTATCAAGTCCCACTTTATTTATCTCGAAGCAATAACTAGATCATGCATGTTCCTGCTTGCAGTATCAATGACCCCTATCATCACAACATGTCTGTCCATGGAAAGCTGAAGAGATATCAAAGCACAAACTGTTTTAAATAGTCATTAAAATGATGCAGACCTACTAATCTGTTTatatctaaaaaagaaaattaaagaaacttttccaaaaaaaatctgtggcaTTATGAgtaaattaattatttacataaatgaaataaagattgCAGCTCCACCAAGTTGATGTGATTCATAAAGAGTAGTGAGCATTCAGATTGTTCTTCTCTttgaaattgaataaaaaaatcaggaaaacttGATTGAGTTAAAGCTTATTAACCTCTTTGGATGTGTGACATTCGCTGTCAAAGATCATGTGTCAGATCATGTGTTATGTttgacaagaaaacaaaaatatactttgAAAATGATTGTGGATCTGAAAATCTAGCATTTAAGCATTATTTGTCTCCCAAATAGCCAAGCCACATAAGAAAATACAATATCAAGCTATAAAATgaactatatttttttaggttCTCTGAATAATTTCTTTGCTCCACTGTTACAATACATTTCCTTCAAAAAGGTCCTTCATCAAAGACTTTTTCACAGGAGAAAGCATTCCCTGAACGTGCTTATGCTAATAAATCCTCCTACCGACTTAACTTAGACTTGCATAATGCCTCTGATATTTCTTCATTTCCATGTTCCAGGGAAATAAGAAGTTTCCTTCTTTCTGTCAGCGTCGAGAGGGATTACTGATTCCTTGACACTGAGCTTCCCATTCAGACACAGACTTCCCATTATTTTACCCACGACGATGAAGATGgctcttttaaatgtcagatcaCTTTTAAATAAGTCTTTCATCATTAATGATCTGATTTTAGACCATGATTTAACctgttagtttttaattttttgaagaattttctgaatttttatcatCTCTTCATATTAGGTACAATAGGATTTTAATAGCTGGTGATTTTAATTTACATGTtgacaaaaatgatgaaatctgtgagtttttaaatcttctaaacaACGTGGATTTTCAgcagcatgtcacacagccaactcacaacagaggacacaccctggaccttgtcatTACCGGGTTTATCCACTGgggtgtcctctgttgttgacttgGCCATATCAGatcattattgtgtgttttttaagttaCCAGTGAAATCCAGCAGGACGCCCCATTGAGAACTGTGAGGAAGCGGTATTTaactcctgaagtggctgcaagtttcattgatatttttaagcaaactcctgctcagatcTATCCTGCaccctgtgattttattgttgatcattttaataacagacttcagtcttccatagatgcagtggctccattcaagacaaaaacattaagaaccACTCCTAAAATCCCATGGAAGACTGATTTCATTAagggtctgaagcagaactgcaggagGGCAGAGAGGAGACACAGGAAGACGAAATTAATAATTCATAAAGACATTTGAAAGAacaactcaaaatctacaataactcAATTAAATGAGCCAGAACctcctatttttcaaaaataatttcggggaaaaaaacaacccgAACTTTcttattaaaacaattttaataaacaaagacttTAACAAGTCCTCCATGCCATCATCTAATATGCATGTGAGGACTTCACAGACACTTCatgggtaaaatcaatgctgtaagatcaaacatttcatctATGCAATACACTGGTCTTAACAGATCACCAGCTTTGTTTTTGCCAGAAGACAGactggggagttttgtcctggttgatgcagagatgcctggtcgagttgtatcccaagtaaacactataacctgccttttagatcccattcccacttcactttttaaaacattttatggattctttgagtcagagcttttaaatatagtaaattgctctcttcagacgggggtcttcccctctgcctgtaagacggcggtgatgaggccccttctgaagaagagtcattTAGACCCGACAACTCTGGATAACTACAGACCCGTATACAGCTTaccattttaaagtaaaattatagaaaaaagtgtcgctactcaactgcatgagtttttaaacacccaaacatttttagagaaatatcaatctggttttaggGCAAACCCTAGTACAGAGATggctcttttaaagatcgttaatTATCTTAGAATAAACTACaactcacagaaactttctgttctgttgCTATtggatcttagtgccgctttTAATACAGTAGATCAGCAGATTCtattagacagacttaggagtctagtgggcctctctggaaatgttcttaagtggttttactcttaccttCAGATcaacacttttatgtaagtatagatacgtgctcttcaagaatccattaaataagttgtggggttccccaggggTCGATTTTAGGttcaatactttttaatttatatatgttgcctcttggggaggtcatcaggagacacggcgttgactttcacagcaatgctgatgatacacagctttacatcgccgtgtctcctgatgaccttgaacctgttgacactcttttaaactgtattttagttataaagtcatggatggcagaaaacttcctacagcttaaccaggacaaaactgaagttttaaacatcatcggttctgaagacaagagagaggattttaccacatcttcataattttaaaccttctcaatgtgtgagaaacctgggcgcactttttgactctgagctaaattttatcccacacattaaaaatttCGTTAAGACAAGATTTTATcctcttaaaaacattgccagagtccgcccgttcctctctcttgccagcacagaggtggtgatgcatgcttttatttttagtcgtttagattattgtaatgccctgctctctggtttacccgaaaagtctatttcaaatctacaactattgcagaactcagcagcacgagttctgacgaggaccagaggacGGGAACACATTGCACCGGTTTTAAAGtcactgcattggctccctgtgcgtttcaggattgattatttaaatggtttataaatgtttttatggtcttgggccttcttatttaagtgatattattttaaagtatgagaccctgaggtcctccggtgctggcctcttagttgttcctaaggaAAGAACCAAAACTAacggtgaggcttcgttctgccattatggtcctcatctgtggaacagcctgctagagagcctcagggccgcagagacccacttttttaatttcgcttttagttgattttaactgctaatttattctattagttttagtataggctattttatgtatttaatttcatgTTATGCATctattctcaattttatttttttatatacatcttatgtctttaattttagtatcttatcatgattttagccccagtgtttcttgtggggttCTTTTCTTCCAGGGCTttccggcttggtcggtggttgttgccgcggttgtcgcccttgctggggcggctggagtCTAACTTTGCAgattcacggctgtgaagtggaccccggtgctgtcccagtctgggtgggcactgtggtgatgctCCCATGGCCAAGcaggctcctggtatgaagagattcccaaatgctgtttcctcacagcagagctaagccttacttgtttatttatgtatgtattcatttatttattttacagttacatagtcattattcattgtacgtgggggtcatgggtcatatgttttaacggaggggagtgggaagggtgaagggtgggttgggtttttactgtaatattgtgtgttttctgttttaatgttacagcgctattttataaataaagtttgattgattgattcaaCACATGACCATCTCTCCTTTTATGAGCACCCTTCCTTTGAGCCATGATGTGTGAAGAATGTGACCAAAAGTTGAGAACGTTTTATTGTCCATTAagtgcaaataagaaaaacacaCTTGGGCTACGTTTACACCGTCATTAGCAACGCAGGTTATAGTGACTATTTTCGATGAAAATGAGCGTGTAAATGCATGTACATCTTTTgagcttccacattcaaaacttttATGTTAACGCGTCATTACGCAAGtttctaaaactgtttttgggaCAAAACTAGTATCAAAACAAATCACAGGTCACAAAATAACCAATCTTTGATGACCTTGTCATACAGAGGAGTTGTGTAGTCAGATAGACGTGGAAATAAATGCTGCTGTTGCTGAAGAAACAtctcaagctacgttcacatcgcccTCGTCATCGCGCGTTCAAGTGGCTACTTCGAATGAGAAGTCAAGGTAAACGTgtgaaaatgtacatttcaAGCTGCGACGTTCAAAACTCACACATTAACGCGTAGCTGGGCACACTTTTaagaccatttttgggctctacgttcGAAGTGTATGGCCATTGAATGCATGTTGATAGTTGAATTAGatggaactttgaccaatttaGTCATGATTTTTGGGTGACATCCTCTTTAATTCATGTAAGTGCCAACAGTTTAGAGAGTCATCACagggaaatgaataattatagTTTGCGCCCAGCtgaaattatatgacaccaagcctTTTAGATAttggaaaagagctgtgaaagtcTTGAGCGCAATGCACACAAATGGCAGCACTTTGCCATTTCCCACTCAgtgtcttccaactgtaggtggcagacatgagTTCGTAAGCAGGAGggaaagaagaagcccctccctgcttgcctAATGTGAACACCTTGGACTAAAAGCGAGTTCCTGAATGCCTAGTGTGAACGAAGCATCAGACAATAATTTTTGTACAACATTAAGAGACATTAGGAGTATTATCTTCTGGTCAAAGAATTTATAGGTGtcaggaatctttttttttgttttataaacacAAAACTCTTAACTTGTTGTTCCTTTAACGCTTGTCAAGTTAAATTTGGTTTTGCCTCAAATGCAAATCATGTATTTAAGGATTGGTAGGAGATGCGTCTTGACCAAAACCACTCAAAAGCATTTTGTACCGTCCTTTCCAAACCTAAATTTACCTCATAATTCTATATATaaattcatttctttcatttttttccatcaagcCTCAATGAATCAAAGTTATGTTTTGCAGAAAAGGAGAATCAGAATGTAATGGactgttgtaaaaataaagCCCTTCTTAAAACGATTGCCATGACTACAGTGCTGCTAAAAAAGAAGGTGtgctttgttcttttcttttttgttgtcatttcaaATCGAGTTAGTCTGGCTCTCTGGTGGGGAGTACATTAAACAACATTCCTGTACTTGTCACATACTTGCATCTCTGGCACGATAAGCTCTCTTTTTGAAGTGTATCAGTATTCAATTACCCCTCTAGATGTCCAGACAAGGATAGATGTCTGGATCAAGTAATCTAAAATACCAAATACCCTTCAGTATCTTAATCCACTCCGGTGTTTATCACTCTCCCATTGCAGTTTTGAGATAAATCCCCCCTTGACTATTTGGtaaattcacacaaacacaggaaagGTTTAATGAGAGAAACTCTGTTCTAGCTTTCGTAGCTCGACTGAGTAATGGCTGTTTTCCATTGCAGTTGTGAGTCGCTTCCACATAGGTCACCACAGCCCACTCAAAACTGCTGCTATATCCTTTTAACGCAAACCAGTTTCCCAAAGACCATTTGTGTCATCACGAAATGCACTATAACTTGTGCATGGAGTCTGAGGACAAAGAAAGACATATGAGGGCAGATCTAGCATGTCTAGTTGCTTGCGCATTGTGAAACTAAAAGGATCTGTCATTAGCACCCACTTCTACACTTATGCTGTCATTagacagctgcagagcagaattGGAAAAGAGGGGTGTGGAGGCTTTTAGTGTGTCAATTCACAGACAGGAAGGAAGAGCTTTCCTCTCACACATTTGGAATTACTGGAAGAGGGTAAAAAGATCACAACAAGCCTTTTCAGCAAAGACTCAActcattttctgtctttgtaaaaaGACAATGAAGGAGCTTCTGTAAACAAGCATCCTCTTTCAACGCACTCAACTGATCAGGCTTGaatccaaaaaaatcaaatagacTAACAACACATTTTCCCCaagacatttacacatttatcagTGAACAGCTTTGagtgaaaatatgtttttcaggGCGTCTCACTGTGCCTGGATTTGTTAAATAACCATATGTTCTGGTCTTATGGATTTGGTGCCAAAATCCACTTTGCTGGGAAATTGCTAACTGAACATTTTATGGTGCAAATACTGTAAGTGGTTTGTGAAGGCCTCTCAAAAGTTAAATGATGCAGACTTCAAGCTGTTTGATGTAAATCCAAACCAGAGTATTATATACTGGCAGCTACCGGAAAGCTAAATCtatgagcaaaataaaaaaataaaaaacgtaattcattcattcattttcttaggACTTCTAAGCTGTCTAATGCACAGAAGGGGTATGACATATGTTTCAACTTCATAAAAACGGATAATCCTGTCCAAATTTCCTGAATGCATACATacttaatttatgttttttttaagggacTCTATAGGTTTAAAGCATCTCTGGTTATCACTTTGCATGCTTCATGATAGCTCTGAGAGTGAGTGCAGATCTATTAATGTTGCTctttatttcacaaaaatgtatgtacACTTACAACTGAGCCATTGATGCATCTTGTGAGTTTAATGACTAAGAGTGTTTCTCCAAAGAAGGAAAGAATAAATGCTGTTTCATCTATTCATATGTGAGTCATGGGTATTATGGTCTTTAGAAATTCAGAACATCTTGTTTAACAGCTATCAAGTTTATCAGatttgctttatttgctttttttcatgggGTGAGACCTAGATTAAGTGCTATCTGGCTtcaaacgtcttttttttttaatcactgtcTTCCAGAACAAACCTTCCGTTTTTCATCACATGGAATTCCCAGACAGTTACTCACCAAACCAGGATCAAGTACCACacgtttttaacccttgtgctatcttagatgacccacccttacattgacgtgttattcctaccatgacaaaggggggatagaggtggaaagatttcatgtaatccatggacaccagtgaagatcacaaatcattgaagaaaaaaggttcagaacactgtctagtgcagggttGTCAAACTAATttccaccgagggccacatcagtatagcagctgtcctcaaagggccggatataacttatacatgtaactaaatgtaatgaaacatacatgtaactactccttaatgttaaa encodes:
- the LOC101171826 gene encoding ras-related and estrogen-regulated growth inhibitor-like protein: MTGATEASNPKMEANVVVLGTESVGKSALTVRLLTRRFIGEYGDIESIYSHSFMSEGKEITLNIWDSPFSEDLSRETSLFHKKVQWADGFVLVYSICDRASFNTASRLIQNIRSTKHHHGAEKPPVVIVGNKRDLHHRRTVLAEEGQLLALSTDCLFYEVSAAENYHGVLSAFHGLMDRIKDTKLTSKRPLRFKGIVKSMSAVFARRRTDSL